In Vespula vulgaris chromosome 7, iyVesVulg1.1, whole genome shotgun sequence, a single window of DNA contains:
- the LOC127065168 gene encoding uncharacterized protein LOC127065168, whose protein sequence is MWKFVTRGIRETLERRVCRTDIYSQIIQDNNTKNEVKKKSLSCNHKFVGASYSAYKNGFCGSTRSKGAKDNNEGTKWDTKHNWTEAVGWSSVLAVGWVVCQSLCFHRRFFNKDKNELLNFETSLLSQARISYLLNEILNLHPKNILPVTNCINGTNKYISKEKTKEIETKQKFEKSFGPITVEEAFNEAADEFNNVHKLVMGEQELHFGLKALDEKRYNDAVRHFSTGIKFSSVESMFNLGLCYELGLGTLVDYTKAASYYDQAAEQGHADAMYNLGVFHAQGKGDFILDLDRARLYFKKAAQLGQIQAQQALDLENIAKQSTSSDDVTNVSNDKYSLKINDFRYERSKKLFTKIANYANTYSNQSHTECNTNSSECQSIDKVKNPTEIFLDYLGLTEPNIVPVPISLDECRVQC, encoded by the exons atgTGGAAATTCGTAACACGGGGCATTCGTGAAACATTAGAACGACGAGTATGTCGTACCGATATTTATTCGCAAATTATTCAAGACAATAATACGAAAaatgaagttaaaaaaaaatcattatcatGTAATCATAAATTTGTCGGAGCAAGTTATTCCGCATATAAGAATGGATTTTGTGGATCCACGAGATCTAAAGGTGCCAAAGATAATAATGAAGGTACTAAATGGGATACCAAGCATAATTGGACCGAAGCAGTTGGCTGG TCTAGTGTATTGGCAGTTGGTTGGGTAGTGTGCCAGTCTTTGTGTTTTCATAGAAGATtctttaataaagataaaaatgaattattaaattttgaaacATCGCTATTATCCCAGGCTCGCATATCTTATCttcttaatgaaattttaaatctacatccaaaaaatatattacccGTTACTAATTGCATAAATGGCACTAATAAGTATattagtaaagaaaaaactaaagaGATTGAAACcaaacaaaaatttgaaaaatcttttggGCCTATCACAGTCGAAGAG GCTTTCAATGAAGCTGCAGATGAGTTCAATAATGTTCATAAATTAGTTATGGGAGAGCAGGAATTGCATTTTGGTTTAAAAGCACTCGATGAAAAGCGTTACAATGATGCTGTGAGGCATTTTTCAACTgggataaaattttcttcggttGAAAGCATGTTTAATCTTGGTCTGTGTTATGAATTAGGACTTGGAACATTGGTAGATTATACAAAG GCTGCAAGTTATTATGATCAAGCAGCAGAACAGGGTCATGCGGATGCAATGTATAATTTAGGAGTTTTTCATGCTCAAGGAAAAggtgattttattttagatttggACAGAGCACGTTTATACTTTAAAAAAGCTGCACAATTAGGCCAGATTCAAGCACAACAAGCACTTGACTtagaaaatattgcaaaacAATCGACAAGTAGTGATGACGTTACAAATGTttcaaatgataaatattcattaaaaatcaatgattTTCGTTATGAGAGATCTAAGAAGCTATTTACAAAAATAGCAAATTATGCTAATACATATAGTAACCAATCACATACTGAATGCAATACAAATTCATCTGAATGTCAAAGCATAGACAAAGTTAAAAATCCcacagaaatatttttagattatttagGATTAACAGAACCGAATATAGTTCCTGTTCCAATTAGTTTAGATGAGTGTAGAGTACAATGTTAA
- the LOC127065175 gene encoding peroxisome biogenesis factor 10-like has product MDTREDQNISKDHEKKTLKCADQAEILRSYQRDIDFISQLQEKLSNLLHDLKNYRTLFRYPISDIPARLIYFVFTSGMGNQTLGEEYTGIVQANLKNYSVPSLNARIISMILEYFGERTLLKGLDVLQRYVNDPCNQLTEQSVKLFNWILTTLQSIIPLLILIHKGFFYISGRYYSLGKRLTKIDYAKVYGSSSMDKVSWGLRLLGIITLMQTVLRIWQNESQQKNNEELIKLTETDVHKNCQLCTEAISTTATPCGHTFCWPCISNWLRNKPQCPFCRENVPPQRIVYLMNL; this is encoded by the exons ATGGATACTCGGGAAGatcaaaatatatcaaaagatcatgaaaaaaaaacattaaaatgtGCAGACCAAGCAGAAATACTTCGGTCTTATCAAAGggatatagattttatatcaCAATTACAAGAAAAGCTTTCCAATTTATTACATGATTTGAAGAATTATAGAACCTTATTTCGATATCCAATTTCTGATATCCCAGCTAgattgatatattttgtttttacatcTGGAATGGGCAATCAAACTTTAGGCGAAGAATATACTGGAATTGTACAAGCtaatcttaaaaattatagTGTTCCAtctttaaat gCAAGGATTATCAGTATGATTCTTGAATATTTTGGAGAAAGAACATTGTTGAAAGGATTGGACGTATTACAAAGATATGTTAATGATCCTTGTAATCAATTAACAGAGCAGTCGGTTAAATTGTTTAATTGGATTTTAACAACATTACAGTCAATAATACCTTTACTTATATTAATCCATAAaggttttttttatatctctggTAGATATTACAGTTTAGGTAAAAGATTAACTAAAATAGATTATGCAAAG GTTTATGGTAGTTCATCGATGGATAAAGTTAGTTGGGGTTTAAGGTTGCTTGGGATTATAACTTTAATGCAAACTGTATTAAGAATATGGCAAAATGAATCGCAGCAGAAGAATAACGAAGAACTTATAAAGTTAACAGAAACAGATGTGCATAAAAACTGTCAGTTGTGTACCGAAGCAATATCAACAACTGCAACTCCCTGTGGTCACACATTTTGTTGGCCTTGCATTAGTAATTGGTTGCGTAATAAACCACAATGTCCCTTTTGTAGAGAAAATGTTCCACCCCAAAGAATAgtatatttaatgaatctataa
- the LOC127065161 gene encoding myotubularin-related protein 14 has translation MTDITTQDLQQLVIYFSKNTYKAKDADSESQAIMQRCLLLSDLDYTHSIINNSGGDLSAHYPSHLIILEYEKSRNPTTCDTPPPLPRTTETIYESMYDPIKLKELIKSARFARCRSRFPLPVILYKGRHVCRSATLSGGPEIYGRSGLDYLFASNEGVVSVQQQVDEACGGDSRLSDWQLFDKVRHQDIKLLKTLNVGTIIDLMVEKKKVKFGMNVTSSEKVDKEKRYADFTLISLPYPGCEFFKEFRENDYCAKGLVFDWSQTYVDAQIGIPEDSISCQFRINWEQYQVWDLIKLTQNYLKLILRYLSDSSSGMLIHCISGWDRTPLYISLLRISLWADGAIHTSLDAYQILYYTIAYDWMLFGHDLQDRLSKGEEIFFFCFFFLKYIHDEDFSINRHNRSKHPVLRNDSDSQLDNVMFDNESIVTLSSVSSNLSLNSWCSSVSQNSRDSQDNNPPAVFQCASGDNSQEDYHSNGNVVQFAFYHSPNKEAHGSRSPLPPNRTSPVAVPVPGRLRQRNESSSSGGSWQMISGTGSLRGSTTANAPIADALTSSNLACRNLCETFGHTSQESSTTIIEDEACSSSPVQTRKDRLQCLRTIFYSAYKHTGFRMKDNSEPGGLGQIIGNFAEKIH, from the exons ATGACTGATATCACCACTCAAGATCTACAGCAATTAGTTATCTACTTCTCTAAGAATACTTATAAGGCTAAGGATGCGGATAGcgaa AGTCAAGCCATTATGCAACGATGCCTGCTTCTTAGCGATTTAGATTATACtcattcgataataaataacagtGGAGGTGATCTAAGTGCACATTATCCAAGTCatcttattatattagaatatGAAAAGTCCAGAAATCCCACTACATGCGAtacaccaccaccactgccACGCACAACAGAGACTATATATGAAAGCATGTATGATCCTATTAAACTAaaggaattaataaaaagtgcTAGATTTGCTAGATGTCGTTCAAGATTTCCACTGCCTGTAATACTTTACAAGGGTAGACATGTATGCAGATCAGCAACATTATCTGGTGGACCAGAAATTTATGGTAGATCGGGATTAGACTATTTGTTTGCAAGTAATGAAGGTGTAGTTTCTGTTCAACAGCAAGTAGATGAAGCATGTGGGGGAGACTCAAGGCTTAGCGATTGGCAACTATTTGACAAAGTTAGACATCAAGACATAAAACTTTTGAAGACTCTTAATGTAGGAACCATCATCGATTTAatggtagaaaagaagaaagtcaaATTTGGAATGAA CGTGACTTCTTCAGAGAAGGTAGACAAAGAGAAGAGGTATGCTGATTTCACCCTTATTTCCTTGCCATATCCTGGGTGTGAGTTCTTCAAAGAATTTCGGGAGAATGATTATTGCGCCAAGGGTTTAGTGTTTGATTGGTCTCAGACTTATGTGGATGCACAAATTGGTATACCTGAAGATTCGATTTCTTGTCAGTTTCGAATAAATTGGGAACAATATCAAGTTTGGGATCTTATAAAACTAactcaaaattatttaaaacttaTTTTGAGGTATTTGAGCGATAGTAGTAGTGGAATGCTGATTCACTGTATTTCAG gCTGGGATAGAACTCCTTTATATATCTCACTATTGAGAATTAGTTTATGGGCCGATGGTGCTATACATACATCATTGGATGCGTACcaaattctttattatacaataGCGTATGATTGGATGCTTTTTGGGCATGATTTGCAAGATAGATTAAGTAAAGgagaagaaatcttttttttctgtttcttttttctgaaataTATTCATGACGAAGATTTCAGTATCAATCGCCATAATCGTTCCAAGCATCCCGTTTTACGTAATGACAGTGATTCACAGTTGGATAATGTAATGTTTGATAATGAATCTATCGTAACTCTCAGTTCAGTCAGTTCCAACTTAAGTCTGAATAGTTGGTGTAGTTCTGTCAGTCAAAATAGCAGGGATAGTCAGGATAATAATCCACCAGCTGTGTTTCAATGTGCCTCTGGAGACAACAGTCAGGAAGATTATCATAGTAATGg AAATGTTGTACAATTTGCATTTTACCATTCTCCAAATAAAGAAGCACACGGATCTCGATCCCCTCTTCCCCCTAACAGAACATCTCCAGTTGCTGTACCTGTACCAGGTCGTCTTCGACAACGAAATGAATCGTCTTCTTCTGGTGGTTCATGGCAAATGATATCTGGAACTGGAAGTTTACGTGGTTCGACAACAGCCAATGCACCTATTGCAGATGCATTAACTTCTTCTAACTTGGCTTGCAGAAATTTATGTGAAACTTTTGGACATACATCACAAGAATCTAGTACAACTATTATAGAAGATGAAGCATGCTCGTCGTCACCAGTACA aactCGCAAAGATAGACTGCAGTGTTTaagaacaatattttatagtgCTTATAAACATACTGGATTCCGTATGAAAGATAATTCTGAACCAGGAGGTTTAGGTCAAATAATCGGCAATTTTGCAGAGAAA attcattaa
- the LOC127065181 gene encoding mitochondrial fission regulator 2-like produces MGEAPKYYGKRRSIVRRIGSFLPLRPPPKIYVSVTPLHSMTSSMINEETSNDYVDSNGYGPASGRLLGSRPDLLEPISFGSEIRLLALEQELQELREQISVIVKSSKQSQYTSTASLSSEKDFKPQPPPPPPLPPPSTPHIARRASLQDHKIEDRKKVPLNTQKSMGDILKDIDKVKLRPIARSPGGRPLQMKRVNSPCNDLQEILRKRYIAMQSPDSRNSSGNLTLDDSFST; encoded by the exons aTGGGTGAAGCACCTAAATATTACGGTAAAAGAAGGAGTATCGTGCGCAGAATTGGATCATTTTTACCTTTAAGGCCACCTCCAAAAATTTATGTAAGCGTCACACCTCTGCATTCTATGACAAGTTCCATGATTAACGAGGAAACTAGTAATGATTATGTTGATTCAAATGGTTATGGACCTGCAAG TGGTAGGTTATTAGGTAGCAGACCGGATTTATTGGAACCAATTAGTTTTGGTTCTGAAATTCGATTACTTGCTTTAGAACAAGAATTACAAGAGCTCAGAGAGCAGATATCGGTAATAGTTAAAAGTAGTAAACAATCGCAat aTACATCCACTGCATCTTTGTCCAGCGAAAAGGATTTTAAACCTCagccacctccaccaccaccgctTCCGCCACCTTCAACTCCGCACATTGCAAGAAGGGCAAGTTTACAAGATCACAAAATTGAAGATCGTAAAAAAGTGCCATTAAATACACAGAAATCAATGGGTGATATATTGAAAGACATTGATAAAGTCAAGTTGAGGCCGATCGCAag ATCCCCTGGAGGTCGGCCATTACAAATGAAACGTGTAAATAGTCCGTGCAACGACTTGCAAGAAATTTTACGTAAACGATACATCGCAATGCAATCACCCGATAGCAGAAACTCATCTGGTAATTTAACGTTAGATGATTCTTTTTCAACTTAG
- the LOC127065174 gene encoding ADP-ribose pyrophosphatase, mitochondrial isoform X3 gives MKQVHVTHMYGRCIKMIHQKCRLGFYPHSKIKRFEVQESKVSWNIEYPEYEPIKYTAPSIQNKPWADPEIGSASFVPKWNAIDGKIDRKSYMGEYVINEDGYPLNPVGRTGIVGRGVLGRWGPNHAADPIVTRWKRDSNDALEINKTTNKPILQFVAIQRRDCKEWAIPGENDIAKRNEMETNMNLFFTNGIEIYKGYVDDPRNTDNAWIETVALNFHDEDNNTFGQLPLTAGDDACNVRWMDADAKLNLYASHLEFIKKTVEKHDAHW, from the exons ATg AAACAGGTACACGTTACACATATGTACGGTAGATGCATAAAAATGATCCATCAAAAATGTAGACTAGGATTTTATCCGCATTCAAAGATTAAAAGATTCGAAGTACAAGAGAGCAAAGTATCATGGAATATAGAATATCCTGAATATGAACCAATTAAATATACTGCACCTAGTATACAAAATAAACCTTGGGCAGATCCAGAAATTGGAAGTGCCTCTTTCGTACCAAAATGGAATGCGATAGATG gaaAAATAGATCGTAAAAGTTATATGGGAGAATATGTTATAAATGAAGATGGCTATCCTTTAAATCCTGTTGGTAGAACAGGTATTGTTGGAAGAGGTGTTTTAGGTCGCTGGGGACCAAATCATGCGGCAGATCCAATCGTCACACGATGGAAACGAGATAGCAATGATgcgttagaaataaataaaactacgAATAAACCTATATTACAATTTGTAGCCATTCAGAGAAGAGATTGCAAAGAGTGGGCAATACCTGGAG aaaatgacATTGCCAAGCGCAATGAGATGGAAACAAATATGAatctattttttacaaatggaATTGAAATTTACAAGGGTTATGTCGATGATCCCCGAAATACAGATAATGCTTGGATAGAAACTGTTGCTCTAAATTTTCATGacgaagataataatacttttggACAATTACCTTTAACGGCTGGAGATGATGCTTGTAATGTACGATGGATGGATGCAGATGCAAAGCTAAATTTATATGCTAGTCATTTggagtttattaaaaaaactgTTGAGAAACATGATGCACATTGGTAA
- the LOC127065174 gene encoding ADP-ribose pyrophosphatase, mitochondrial isoform X1, giving the protein MKQVHVTHMYGRCIKMIHQKCRLGFYPHSKIKRFEVQESKVSWNIEYPEYEPIKYTAPSIQNKPWADPEIGSASFVPKWNAIDGKIDRKSYMGEYVINEDGYPLNPVGRTGIVGRGVLGRWGPNHAADPIVTRWKRDSNDALEINKTTNKPILQFVAIQRRDCKEWAIPGGMVDPGEIISVTLKREFMEEAMNLLENDIAKRNEMETNMNLFFTNGIEIYKGYVDDPRNTDNAWIETVALNFHDEDNNTFGQLPLTAGDDACNVRWMDADAKLNLYASHLEFIKKTVEKHDAHW; this is encoded by the exons ATg AAACAGGTACACGTTACACATATGTACGGTAGATGCATAAAAATGATCCATCAAAAATGTAGACTAGGATTTTATCCGCATTCAAAGATTAAAAGATTCGAAGTACAAGAGAGCAAAGTATCATGGAATATAGAATATCCTGAATATGAACCAATTAAATATACTGCACCTAGTATACAAAATAAACCTTGGGCAGATCCAGAAATTGGAAGTGCCTCTTTCGTACCAAAATGGAATGCGATAGATG gaaAAATAGATCGTAAAAGTTATATGGGAGAATATGTTATAAATGAAGATGGCTATCCTTTAAATCCTGTTGGTAGAACAGGTATTGTTGGAAGAGGTGTTTTAGGTCGCTGGGGACCAAATCATGCGGCAGATCCAATCGTCACACGATGGAAACGAGATAGCAATGATgcgttagaaataaataaaactacgAATAAACCTATATTACAATTTGTAGCCATTCAGAGAAGAGATTGCAAAGAGTGGGCAATACCTGGAGGTATGGTAGATCCAGGTGAAATAATATCTGTTACATTAAAACGAGAGTTTATGGAAGAAGCTatgaatttattagaaaatgacATTGCCAAGCGCAATGAGATGGAAACAAATATGAatctattttttacaaatggaATTGAAATTTACAAGGGTTATGTCGATGATCCCCGAAATACAGATAATGCTTGGATAGAAACTGTTGCTCTAAATTTTCATGacgaagataataatacttttggACAATTACCTTTAACGGCTGGAGATGATGCTTGTAATGTACGATGGATGGATGCAGATGCAAAGCTAAATTTATATGCTAGTCATTTggagtttattaaaaaaactgTTGAGAAACATGATGCACATTGGTAA
- the LOC127065174 gene encoding ADP-ribose pyrophosphatase, mitochondrial isoform X2, with translation MYGRCIKMIHQKCRLGFYPHSKIKRFEVQESKVSWNIEYPEYEPIKYTAPSIQNKPWADPEIGSASFVPKWNAIDGKIDRKSYMGEYVINEDGYPLNPVGRTGIVGRGVLGRWGPNHAADPIVTRWKRDSNDALEINKTTNKPILQFVAIQRRDCKEWAIPGGMVDPGEIISVTLKREFMEEAMNLLENDIAKRNEMETNMNLFFTNGIEIYKGYVDDPRNTDNAWIETVALNFHDEDNNTFGQLPLTAGDDACNVRWMDADAKLNLYASHLEFIKKTVEKHDAHW, from the exons ATGTACGGTAGATGCATAAAAATGATCCATCAAAAATGTAGACTAGGATTTTATCCGCATTCAAAGATTAAAAGATTCGAAGTACAAGAGAGCAAAGTATCATGGAATATAGAATATCCTGAATATGAACCAATTAAATATACTGCACCTAGTATACAAAATAAACCTTGGGCAGATCCAGAAATTGGAAGTGCCTCTTTCGTACCAAAATGGAATGCGATAGATG gaaAAATAGATCGTAAAAGTTATATGGGAGAATATGTTATAAATGAAGATGGCTATCCTTTAAATCCTGTTGGTAGAACAGGTATTGTTGGAAGAGGTGTTTTAGGTCGCTGGGGACCAAATCATGCGGCAGATCCAATCGTCACACGATGGAAACGAGATAGCAATGATgcgttagaaataaataaaactacgAATAAACCTATATTACAATTTGTAGCCATTCAGAGAAGAGATTGCAAAGAGTGGGCAATACCTGGAGGTATGGTAGATCCAGGTGAAATAATATCTGTTACATTAAAACGAGAGTTTATGGAAGAAGCTatgaatttattagaaaatgacATTGCCAAGCGCAATGAGATGGAAACAAATATGAatctattttttacaaatggaATTGAAATTTACAAGGGTTATGTCGATGATCCCCGAAATACAGATAATGCTTGGATAGAAACTGTTGCTCTAAATTTTCATGacgaagataataatacttttggACAATTACCTTTAACGGCTGGAGATGATGCTTGTAATGTACGATGGATGGATGCAGATGCAAAGCTAAATTTATATGCTAGTCATTTggagtttattaaaaaaactgTTGAGAAACATGATGCACATTGGTAA